A window of Lagenorhynchus albirostris chromosome 11, mLagAlb1.1, whole genome shotgun sequence contains these coding sequences:
- the LOC132529211 gene encoding LOW QUALITY PROTEIN: hyaluronan synthase 2-like (The sequence of the model RefSeq protein was modified relative to this genomic sequence to represent the inferred CDS: substituted 2 bases at 2 genomic stop codons) translates to MNVKRFRNYEKTLCIAVYQEDPDYLWKCLQSVKRPTYPGIKVVMVIEGNSEDDLYMMDIFSAVMGRDTSATXIWKNNFHMKGPGETDESHKESSQHVTQLVLSNRSICIMQKWGGKREVMSTAFRALGPSVDYAQVGDSDTTLDPASSVEIVKVLEDPMVGGVRGDVQILNKCDSXISFLSRVRYWMAFNIERACQSYFGCVQCISGPLGMYRNSLLHEFVENWYNQKFMGRGLPCHCSFGDDRHLTNRVLSLGYARKYTARSKCLTETPKGYLRWLNQQTCWSKSCVREWLYNAMWFHKHHLRMTYEAVITGFFPFFLIATVIQLFYSGKIWNILLFWLTVQLVGLIKSSSASCLRGNIIMVFMSLYSMLYMSSLLPAKMFPVATISKAGWGTSGRKSIVNFTGLIPVSVWYTVLLGGVIFTIYKESKKPFSESKQTVLIVGTLLYACYWVMFSTLYVVLIKNCGRRKKGQQYDTVLDVRSYI, encoded by the exons ATGAATGTCAAGAGG TTCAGAAACTATGAGAAAACTCTTTGCATTGCTGTATATCAAGAAGATCCAGACTACTTATGGAAATGTTTGCAATCTGTGAAAAGGCCAACCTACCCTGGAATTAAAGTTGTCATGGTCATAGAAGGAAATTCAGAAGATGATCTTTACATGATGGACATCTTCAGTGCAGTCATGGGCAGGGACACATCAGCCACTTAGATCTGGAAGAACAACTTCCACATGAAGGGTCCTGGTGAGACAGATGAGTCACATAAAGAAAGCTCACAACATGTCACCCAGTTGGTCTTGTCCAACAGGAGTATTTGCATCATGCAAAAATGGGGTGGAAAAAGAGAAGTCATGTCCACGGCTTTCAGAGCACTGGGACCAAGTGTGGATTATGCACAGGTTGGTGATTCAGACACCACGCTCGACCCTGCCTCATCAGTGGAGATAGTAAAAGTTTTAGAAGATCCCATGGTTGGAGGTGTCAGGGGAGATGTCCAGATTTTAAACAAGTGTGATTCCTAGATCTCCTTCCTCAGCAGAGTGAGATACTGGATGGCTTTTAACATAGAAAGGGCCTGTCAGTCTTACTTTGGATGTGTCCAGTGCATCAGTGGACCTCTGGGAATGTACAGAAACTCCTTACTGCATGAATTTGTGGAAAACTGGTACAATCAAAAATTTAtgggcaggggacttccctg CCATTGTAGTTTTGGAGATGACAGGCATCTAACAAACCGAGTGCTGAGCCTGGGCTATGCAAGAAAATACACAGCTCGATCCAAATGCCTTACTGAAACACCTAAGGGATATCTCAGATGGTTAAACCAGCAGACCTGTTGGAGCAAGTCCTGCGTCCGAGAGTGGCTGTACAATGCAATGTGGTTTCATAAACATCACTTGCGGATGACCTATGAAGCAGTCATCACtgggttcttccctttctttctcattgCCACAGTAATCCAGCTCTTCTACAGTGGTAAAATTTGGAACATCCTCCTTTTCTGGTTAACTGTCCAGTTAGTGGGTCTCATAAAATCATCTTCTGCCAGCTGCCTTAGAGGAAATATCATCATGGTCTTCATGTCCCTCTACTCAATGTTATACATGTCAAGTTTACTTCCCGCCAAGATGTTCCCAGTTGCAACAATAAGCAAAGCTGGGTGGGGCACATCTGGAAGGAAATCCATTGTTAATTTCACAGGACTCATTCCAGTATCAGTTTGGTATACAGTCCTCCTGGGTGGTGTGATTTTCACCAtttataaggaatctaaaaagcCATTCTCAGAATCCAAACAGACAGTTTTAATTGTTGGAACATTGCTCTATGCATGCTATTGGGTCATGTTTTCGACACTGTATGTGGTTCTCATCAAAAACTGTGGCAGGCGGAAGAAGGGACAACAGTATGACACGGTGCTTGATGTACGATCTTACATTTGA